In Rutidosis leptorrhynchoides isolate AG116_Rl617_1_P2 chromosome 6, CSIRO_AGI_Rlap_v1, whole genome shotgun sequence, the DNA window ACAAGCACATATGAATCCGAGGATGTTTAACATATTTCTAGTGGACAATTGTATGACCCGCTGCAAACCACTAACGACGATTACTAGAGGTATATTTTTAAAATTCCTAATTCTTTGGTTTTAAAGTTTTTCTGTTTTCGACCATTATGTTCTATTTATATCAGCTCGCGACTACTTCCATTTTTCACGGATTGTGGAAAATATCTTTACAAATGGGCGGGTTAAATTTCAGAATGGATGTAAAAAACATGGTGACATCAACAGATCAACTCGATTGTTCAAACAAATCTCGTATTATTAAATGAACGTTTACCCGAAATCTATGATGTCATAGTGAAGTTGTTGTATCCAGATCAGAAGTAGATTTTACCTTTTACACATACATAAAAgttaaacacatgattattgaaaaattttcaattttttGAAATTGTAGATCGGATATTAGTGTAGATGATCATATGTTTTTTTTTGCGTGGTTGATTAATGTCCCATAGCTTTGGAGTCCTAAAAAAGGATAGACTTCTTTATCGTTGTTAGCGAGTTATTAGCTGTGACATCAATAAGAACCAACATGTAAGCAGAGTGTGCGAGTTTGATTGTAGTTTTTAGGTGATAAAGGTAGGGGATAGTTTTTTAGGGCTGAGTTGATTAAAAAACATGCAAAAGCTAGGTGGATTGAACAGAGAGTACAAGCAGTTAAGTGTGATACATCTAATCAGACTTGTGAAAAATCTTTTTAGTCACAAATTATATTACTGCTTGCAGAAGAGAGGGCGGAAACAACAGGGGAAAGGGAAAAAGAAAGAGATCACTCGGTGAATAAACTGGTCATACGCCAACCCCGCGTTAGTTAATGCAGACAATTTTAGTTACGTGTCCGTGGAAAGAAGGCTACATTATTGCTACTCGCATATgttacttaaattataattatattatacagTTGAATTAATAACTGCGAGTAGGAGTAACGTAGTCTTTTTTTCATGGAATCGTAACTTAAATTGTCTGCATTAACTAACGGGAGAGCTGAGTAGGACCAGTGTCCAATTCTTTTTTTCCCACCGACTGATTTTTTTTCCCCTTTTTCCCTGTTGTTTTTACCCCCTTTTCCCCAAGTAGTAATATAGTTTGTGACTAAACAGATTTCGAATGAGTCTGATTAGATGTATCACACTTGACTCCATGTACACCCTGTTCAATCCACCTAGCTTTTGCATGTTTTTAATCAACTCAGCCCCCGGATACCCATCCCCAACCTTTATCACCTAAACTACAATCACAAGTGTTTGAAACTCTACTTACATATTGGTTCTTGTTGATGTCATCAGCTAATAACTCGCTAACAACGATAAAGAAGTACTCTTCTTTTAGGACTTTAAAGTTTGGGGCATTAATCAACCACACAAGAAAACATATGATCATCAATATCCGATCTACAATTTCGAGAAATGAGAACTAAACAATAATCATGTGTAAAAGGTAAAATCTAGATCCACCAACTTTACTATGACATCACAGATTTCGGGTAGAAGTTCATTTAATGATTCAATATTTGTTTCAACACCACGTTTTTTACATCCATTCTCAAATTTAACCCGCCAATTTGTAAAGATATTTTCTATAATCCTTAAAGATCAAAGTAGTCGCGAGCGGATATAAATAAAACATAATTTTAGAAAACTTCAAAATTGAAGAATTAGGAATTTTAAAAATATACCTCTGGTAATTGTTGTTAGTGGTTCACATCGGGTCATTCCTCCAATTTTTAGGCAATTGTCCACTAGAAATGTGTTGATCGGCCTCAGATTCATGTGTGCTTGTCCTTTGCTGTGGATAAAACTTAGCCTCTTAACGAGCTTCATTCATCACGTTAACACTCACATCAACAAACACGTCACTTACGTGTTGATGTAGTGTACGTTCACACAATGGATTTACAGAATGTCACATCTTATATTTTCTTGAAAATTTAATTATACAGACGGGAATAACGTTCAAGTAGTCCTCGCCATTTTTCTTATTTGCACTTATGTTGTAAGATGAAGACTCGGACTCATCAATGCTTGGCATCCACTTTCTTGGACACAACGTGTATAACATCATTAAAACACTTGCGCAGCATTGAGATTTTTTCTATAGAAGAAAGGAAAGGAGACCAAAGgataagttattttttttttaatcaaagaAAGGAAAGGATTAGGGATGATAACATACATGATTTTTGTTGTGAGCCCATTTTTGGTGTGATTGTGAAAGGGAAAAATCTTCTTGTTTCTATAAAATAAGTAAATGtctataattttatattttattatttactctGTATTAGTCTTCTTATTTATTCCGTAATTAATACAGTAGTACTCTTCTTTTTCAAAATTTGCACGGTACAACCTCTTTGTATTCATTCTTCTATCACTCAATAGTCAACATTATTGATTAGATTATTATagggaaaattgtttgaaaataCATCGAACTCTAACTAAAttcttattgtatgcattcaactttcaaatcttctattgtatgcattcaactttctaaGATGTGCTATTTTATACATTAACTTGTTGATAAGGTTTCCGGTTAATATGTTTAAATAATTACTGAAGAAGTTCTTGAAATTTGCATTATTTTTCATCTCCTTCGCTTCATCTTTATCCCTAATTTCAACCTACCTACTTTTTTCACCCTTTATTAACTTATTCTTCTCCCTCAAACTAACGAACCCACCAATTTCATCTTCATCAATTCTCATCAGATCTCAAATCATAAATAACTGGATCTAAACAACTGATCAATACCTACCTCAAAGGCTATATTAATTATCTAGTACTATTTGGAAAAAAAAAACATCATAAACAGTCGGTCCATATCCATCTAATGACTTTTGGTGAATTTTATTTGTTTTTCAAATTCGTTCGCTCCATTTCCTCATAAACAATTTTATTCCATCTTAGTATGCTCCCATATCCATTACAAGCCCAAATTCATAAATCATCAAATCCAGATTCGTAATACCAATTCCCATTTATTTATAATCTTCGACTTGTAATACCACCACCGGCAACCTCAGAACCGTTTTTATGTTACCGTTCATCACCAGAATCGATTAGACACTTACTGTTTGTTGTCAGAGTTGTTATGGTGAAAAACCCAAAATCCGATGGTGATTTTGGATTTGGGTTTTGTTCTTGATTTCAGATCGAAATTTTCCTTATTCTGATTTGCTTTGTGTACAagtaaaataaaaaagaaaagagAGAATGCAAGTTTTGATAATCTGTAAATAAGAAACTTTGTACATTATTGTCGTTAATTGATTTTTAATAATAGGCGATGATGAAAATGTTGAAGTTATTCAATGATGAAAATGATGAATGGATTATGATGAATGGATGAAGATGAAAATATATTATCACAGAGGGAccagtgatgtcaaaattaaacatAAATGACTAACATCCAATATCTTACAAACATGAGGGATCAATGATgtaattttatttataaataaaattaaagTGACTGGAAGTTTACCTGTTATAGCATGTTAAACACATACAATAGAATACAGTAGGATATTTGAAAGTtagatgcatacaataggaattgaGTGAAAGTTCAATGtattttcaaacaattttcccaTTATTATATAGtggaataaataataaataagtatATTTGTAGGTTCAATTGAAAACTCCTTTTAATTCTTTGTTTTTTCAAAGCAAGAAATTATATCAACCGCCGTAATCGAAATTACAATGTTGTGAACTTGTTGCAGGGAGTAGAGGACTCAATACAAGCAGCAACGATTAATTCTTTTTTTATTCGTAATTTTTTTCTTTTCCATTCTAACTCGAGAATACTTGTAAAATATTTTATACTACATtcttttccttccttttattctcttaTCTTTTCCATTCCATCCTTCACCAAAGAAAAACTTGAGAATGCAGCGTTGAAGAAAAAGTAATACAAAAACTGTTGAACTATGTAATATTATATCTGACAATCAAGACTCATACACCAAAAATTCGGTCCATTTGGTCTTGACCCAACCCGTTTGGACCAGACTCGTTCGACCCATTTGAATTTTGAGACATGTTTGACTCATGACCCGTTTGACccaaacgacccaacccgtttgcCAGGCTTAGTAAAATGTAATAGAAATTCTACCTTTACTTCAGAAGAAATACTTTCCCGTTTCTTGGCGTTCTTCCGTGTTTTAGTCTTAACCCTCTTTTTTCTCAACAACATGAGAAAGAAATTTGTTAAACAGGGTTCATAGAAAGAAGACAAAATTATTGAAATCATCCATGTGTTGGCGCTTTTTAGCTGTTTTCATCCCTCCCAAGCAAAAACTGCAAAAACAGTCCTTAATATGAGTTTTTTTTTCCTAATTACTGTACATCGTTTGCATAGCAAATGTTAACTCTCCCTGTAACAAATCATCACCTGAACTAACTGCTGGAAGTAAACAGCCGGAAGGCATGCCGAAATCTTTATTATGCCTGAAGCTACGCCTGAAGTTTAAAGCTTGTTAATTTTTATTGGAAATCGAAACAGGTGAATTTAATTTTTAAGATCGGAACCTTCATCGTGTTAATTCTAACGGGGACAGTAGAATCGAATATTTAAGGGGTTGTTTGTGGGTTGGTTTTATGGGTCATGTAAACCTTCAAGATCGGAACTTTCGTCGTGTTAATTCTGAGATCTAAAACAATGGAGCTTGTGTAGAGGTGTTTGGAGGAATAAAATGGATAAGGTGCTTCTATTTTACTGGATAAAGAATGGTGCGAATCTCTCACTTAATTAACATATTAACATATTAACATATCAAACTCAAAAGGCTGGTGACTAAAATACAAGCATTATTTTGTTTTAGTTTGGTGTTTAAAGATGGAAAATGAAAAAGGCAGGTGGTATTAAAGAACCAAAAGTAATGTATTTACTAATTAGGGATATAGATAGTAATTTCCAATGTTATCTAGTTGGAGTGTTGTTTCTGTGTTTGTAAACAAGGGGAAGAAGAAGAATGGGGAATAATGGCTTAAACATTGTTTAAAAAAATTTATAACTACAATACGATCGTCCATTTGTATTGTACCTTTTattagaccactcccaaccatgacgtgCTTCCTCCGCAGGACACACCGCCACATCAGTGCCACATTAGCTTTCTTTCTTCATTAATTTTTCACTTCCTCCCCATCATACACTACTACCAACCATGACATCCTTCCTCCCCATCACATGGCcccacattttattattattattattattattattattattattattattattataaacttaaaagtattaaaacttacaaaaaattagtgggaagcctagagacaatctgggcccccacacctctagcaatagcaaaacctatcctagtaaaaatatgagcagcagcaccggcaccaatatcttgcgccatcgaactcttctgaacccgctttagcaaagaaacagcatccttttctaattccccaagggaagaaaatgagaaaggaatgaaaccataaccaatcgcctgacagctagattcgtacttgacccgcttccgacgagccgcatcaaccacagcacgtctagggacaaagtcagaaagctcagactgtgtcaaaggagaagaccctgtcaagtcaacacaaacatcgcgaccacaatcccaggaataaagtaacacatctgcaggtctgagggccctgtcgttccctccagacaacccaatgtcaacctcctttctcgctgaaatcccagatcgataacaaacatcaacaagggaatcccgaacaacattatgtcgatgcttaatacccaccataccagcacaagacaccgcgtgatccccaaaaatatccccagtaaaaacccttgaacaggcagagcatgccgtcgagatagagaacaatggaacacccaaccggtagcacaacacacatcggtaagtctttgcgttcatcgtttgacccaaccccaaaatagggactgcccttagccaagcagaggtgtgatcaccctgctgcgatttccataaggccgattgtcggggagataatgaaaaagtggattctgcagaagcggtaacttttgtgaaataaacattattattattattattattatcatcatcatcatcatcatcatcatcatcatcattattattattattattattattattattattattattattattattattattattattattattattattattattatttcggatataattattattattgttattgttatcatatcAATTGAGCGGTTCCCTCTCGGTCTCTATGAATAAATCTTCTTGGCGCCCTTGGAATTGGTTGAACGATTTCTTCCTCTTCGTCTACATCTATCATATCAATATCAAGGAGACCGAGTGTGACAATATTGAAATCCGAACTCGCAATTGCCAACGCATCTTTCGTAAGATTATCCATATGCTTTTTAggcatttttaatattaatgaaacagAATAAAAATTGTGATATAAAAGTAGAGATTTTATGGAGTGATAGTATAAATGGTATACAGGTATATATAGTGGGAGTtggaaactaaaaaaaaaaaaaagggccatATAGCCGTTTAAAAATAAACAATAATCCAAAACTTTTGATTGTTTACGTCCTCAAAACTTCATCCACATGACCAAATTCAACACGGAGCGAGGAGAGAGAAACGAGGGCGGCCGAGGGCGGGATGAATGCCATCGGCGCCCTCGAGGACGGAGCCCATGACAGAGTGTGGGCGAGACCCGTTGGAATTGGTCTTAAAAGAAAACAAAAAGTTTAAAGGATCCCAAACGAATAAAAGGtttattaatttcaataataaatGTGTTTGGTCTTTCATacgaaaatattttaaaaataaaaacaaaaaaaactttTTTGACTACTTTACCCATTAATTAGATATCGAACTATATGATTTCCATATAATTATGTACACGTAGTGAACTTAACGGAATACAAAAAATAGTAATCCGATTTAATCGTTAATACTTGTATATAAATCAATaacaattaaattatatatatttggttgtattaaaattaaaaaatggaAACTAAACAAAAAAGAgaggaaaaaagaaaaagaaaaaaaaggttGTGTCGTTTTGACCAAAAATGAGGAGGCATTTAGTATTAGTAGTGAAGTGATGATTTGGAGTCCCTCTTTTCTTCTGCCGTACGTCTTTTAGACGGCTTCAGGTAGACCGGGTCAAATGTGCCATGAATTCTCGATTGTATCAATCACATGAATAACAAACTGTATAAGCTACAACGTTACACTTAGGCACATTTATTTTAtgcacacaacaacaacaacaaaactcaatctcacATGTGTGGGGTATGAGGAGGTGAGGTGGACAAATCATTCCTCTAGTCTAGAATAAATAGAAGTCATTTCTCCAACCGAATGAAACACtcccaaaagtagagaaagtcctctCTCTATTCAACGGATAAAGAAATTGCTAACGTGTAACAAAAATCATCTGAAGATGAGGTAGTCAAACATCTTAGAAATCGACATTTATACATAAATAATTAAACGCATAAAACATGGTTTCATAAATGTTAAGAACTAACGAGATTTGGACAAAAAAATGTTTTGCATTTTCTAACTATAACTAAACCCATACACACCTATCACCATAGCCAGGATCGTAGAACTAGGAAGTTTGGAATTACTCGACGATCTGAACTTGGAGAGTACTCAGTCAATACTTGGTCAAACTCATCAAAACTTGGGATTACTAGGAAAATCCGTCAACGTCAAATTTGATCAACATCTGAGTACTCCTCGAATTACCTAGTACTTCCTAAATATCCGACCGACCGAGTACTCCCCTAAGTAGCAATTTTTGCAACCTTGATCATAACATTAAAGAACTAACAAAACACAATGGCTGCACAACCACAACATATAACAGTTAAAATTCCAATATTCAGTAACCAGAAACAAAAGTTTTTCATCACAAAAAGCCATATGAACGGATTATCTTTGAACATGTTTCATAAAACTCAAATACTACTTGCAAATCTACATGGATTCTTAGTATAATTAAAATCAAAATAAGACCTTTGTCTAAGTAGAAGAGGAACAATTATACTAAGAATCCATGTAGATTTGAGGCCATCAAAATAAGACCTTTGTCCAACATCTGATTTCGCCAACTTATTACTTATAGGAGAGGAACAAATGGTCCCTGGATTAAACCCCATGCTACAACCCGTCATACAATAGAATGAATTTCAAGACCACAAAAATAAAGGTTTAAACTTGAATTTGCTTGAATTTTCCACCACCAACAAACCCTCATGCCCCTCTTTTCACTCTCCCTGGtccctattactattattatattattatctatatattatattagatTAGATTATATTATTACTGATTTGATTTAATATCAATACtaaaatatttgtatatataagtaCACATAGATAAATGAAAATTTATACACATACATACTAATACACTCAAAAGTAAACCACATAAACGCTCAATAACAACACACAAGGAAAAAAAACAAATCAAAAGTGTGAGTTCGATCCATACATATGGccatcaagataagttcaaacaaactCTCACAAGCAACAGTTTTGAAGCACATAATGAAAAGATGTTCAAGCTTAGCtagaaaacaacaacaacaacactgcgAAGATGTCCCTAAAGGCCACTTTGTTGTGTATGTTGGCCAAGAGCGTAGCCGATACATCATTCCCATATCGTTCTTGTCTCATCTCGAGTTCCAAAAGTTACTTCATCAAGCCGAAGAAGAATTTGGATTCGATCACGAAATGGGTCTCACTATTCCATGTGAACAAGTAGTATTTGAGTCATTTCTATCTTGCTTTAGGTAGACAACACAAATATATTCTTACTCATCTTTTTTTCTTCCTTGTTTTGTATTTTCATAAAAAGCATAATGAAcgtttatgttataattcagtaggcttataactacctttagtggtttgattcttgatgttataattcagtaggcttataactacctttagtgatttgattcttgatttagaatactaataatgaagtgtaagaacaaagatgataatggagagaaagaaagaaacactttgtaagtgtgagaaatggtgcaagtttaatgcttgcattcatggctatttatagcaaaaatatcacaagtttaggtaatacaataatattacttttgtgtatcaataattgactatccatttatatatatatatttatatattataacactcccccttggatagcaattttgtttgttgaagatcaactgtaagttactgcctcgttaaaaaccttgctaaagaaaacccagtgggaaaaactttagctaagggaaaaagagtgcagcatggagttgactccccctcaagtagacatcgcttcggttgttacatcttttgaacatgtctcatgccaatgttatgaacgtgtgttctgaaaatagcagttggaagtgctttcgtgaaaagatcagcagagtttttgctggattgaacatatctcatttcaatctcgttgtccttaatgagattttgagtgtatgagaagaatctaggaggtatgtgtttggttcggtcacttttgatatacccttctttcatctgtgctatgcaagctgcattatcttcatagataattgttggacttttatcgtgttctagtccacaagaatcagtaatgatttgtgtcattgatctcaaccaaaaacattcccgagtagcttcatgtaatgcaatcacttcggcatgatttgatgatgtagcaacaagtgtttgtttttgagaacgccatgatattgcagtacctccatttaggaatacatatccagtttgagatttagctttatgtggatcagataaataacctgcatcagcataaccaaccaaatcttgttttgattcgttagaataaaataatcctaaatcagtagttcctcgaaggtatcgaaatatgtgtttgatcccattccagtgtcttttggtaggagcagagctgaaccttgccaacaatgtaacagactcgtcccacatcggtggaagaggaaaacaaagcactccttataagggtgtggatacctcttctggtatgacgcgtttaaaaccgtgcgggtaggtgcgatccggggaatgtgtcctgtcggtgatcggcctgtggcccaAAGCGGACAGTATCATGCTTCCGAGCTGCTGCGCACTCTgacatgacgcgttttgagggtgtttacccgagaagcaaatccgtgaggtagaagtgcgatccggggttgtactcgtgcgcgg includes these proteins:
- the LOC139853233 gene encoding protein SMALL AUXIN UP-REGULATED RNA 9-like, with amino-acid sequence MAIKISSNKLSQATVLKHIMKRCSSLARKQQQQHCEDVPKGHFVVYVGQERSRYIIPISFLSHLEFQKLLHQAEEEFGFDHEMGLTIPCEQVVFESFLSCFR